The Sphingomonas alpina genome has a segment encoding these proteins:
- a CDS encoding 2OG-Fe(II) oxygenase, whose amino-acid sequence MDITNIDARIAAQDWAETRTSLDARGSAILPGLLDADTCTTLSAWYDDDTLFRSRIVMARHGFGRGAYGYFAYPLPPAIACLRGGLYPHLQPIANTWAERLGSAVRFPVDHAEFIDRCHAAGQKRPTPLLLRYGAGDYNCLHQDLYGEHAFPLQVAILLSRPQADFAGGEFVLTEQRPRMQSRVEVVPLQQGDAVIFAVNHRPVRGGRGDYRVTMRHGVSTLHSGARHTLGIIFHDSV is encoded by the coding sequence ATGGATATCACGAACATCGACGCACGGATCGCTGCGCAGGACTGGGCTGAAACACGCACATCGCTCGACGCACGAGGGTCGGCCATCCTGCCGGGGCTGCTCGACGCCGATACCTGTACCACCCTTTCGGCATGGTATGACGACGACACGCTGTTCCGCAGCCGCATCGTGATGGCGCGGCATGGTTTCGGGCGCGGTGCCTATGGCTATTTCGCCTATCCGCTGCCGCCCGCGATCGCCTGCCTGCGCGGGGGCCTCTATCCCCATCTTCAGCCGATCGCCAATACCTGGGCAGAGCGGCTGGGCAGCGCGGTTCGTTTTCCCGTCGACCATGCAGAGTTCATCGACCGCTGCCACGCGGCCGGCCAGAAGCGCCCCACCCCATTGCTGCTGCGCTACGGCGCGGGCGATTATAATTGCCTGCACCAGGACCTGTATGGCGAGCACGCCTTCCCGCTACAGGTCGCCATCCTGCTGTCGCGACCGCAGGCCGATTTCGCCGGTGGCGAATTCGTGCTGACCGAACAGCGCCCGCGCATGCAATCGCGTGTGGAGGTGGTTCCGCTGCAACAAGGCGATGCGGTGATCTTTGCAGTCAATCATCGTCCGGTACGCGGCGGGCGCGGCGATTACCGCGTGACGATGCGTCACGGCGTCAGCACCCTGCACTCAGGCGCACGGCACACTTTGGGGATAATCTTTCACGACTCCGTCTGA
- a CDS encoding serine hydrolase has product MADSRAVSPTYRAPAYGAPAYQLVIPVPPPTPRPVSAPQALSTNIAALGRSFNGRVGIAVRSIDGGWSVQSNGDILLPQQSVSKLWVAMTVLDFRDAGKLRLEDPVTVKREDLTLFHQPIAALIKGDGYETTIGALLQRALTMSDNTANDRLLRYVGGPKAVRAFILRKQLGDIRFGPGERLLQSGTAGLAWKPEYAFGNAFTRARASLPQSDRIAAFERYVTDPPDGAAPMAIAGALVKLKKGELLSASSTDYLISTMQSSKTGKMRLRGAVPEGWSFGHKTGTGQDLAGRTAGYNDVGLLTAPDGKSYALAVMIGDTLKSIPERQALMQAVVAAVVVNHH; this is encoded by the coding sequence ATGGCGGATTCACGTGCCGTATCGCCGACCTATCGCGCGCCGGCTTACGGTGCACCGGCCTATCAACTCGTCATTCCCGTTCCACCACCGACCCCGCGCCCAGTCAGCGCGCCGCAGGCACTGAGCACGAATATCGCCGCGCTGGGCCGCAGCTTCAACGGCCGTGTCGGCATTGCGGTGCGCAGCATCGACGGCGGTTGGAGCGTCCAGAGCAACGGCGATATATTGTTGCCCCAGCAAAGCGTGAGCAAGCTGTGGGTGGCGATGACCGTGCTCGATTTCCGCGACGCCGGAAAGCTGCGGCTCGAGGATCCGGTCACGGTAAAGCGTGAGGATCTGACCCTGTTCCATCAACCGATCGCTGCGCTGATCAAGGGCGACGGCTATGAGACCACGATCGGCGCATTGCTGCAACGCGCGCTGACCATGAGCGACAATACCGCCAATGACCGCCTGCTTCGCTATGTCGGCGGCCCCAAGGCAGTCCGCGCCTTCATCCTGCGTAAGCAACTCGGCGATATTCGTTTCGGCCCGGGCGAGCGGCTCCTGCAAAGCGGCACTGCCGGCCTGGCGTGGAAGCCTGAATATGCCTTTGGCAATGCCTTTACCCGCGCGCGGGCAAGCCTGCCACAAAGCGATCGCATCGCCGCGTTCGAGCGCTATGTCACCGATCCGCCCGACGGTGCCGCGCCGATGGCGATCGCAGGCGCGCTGGTGAAACTGAAGAAAGGCGAACTGCTGTCGGCCAGTTCGACCGACTATCTGATCAGTACGATGCAATCGTCCAAGACCGGCAAGATGCGCCTGCGCGGCGCCGTGCCGGAGGGGTGGAGCTTCGGCCACAAGACCGGCACCGGCCAGGACCTGGCCGGGCGCACCGCGGGCTATAACGATGTCGGCCTGCTGACCGCACCCGACGGCAAAAGCTATGCGCTCGCGGTGATGATTGGCGACACGCTCAAATCGATCCCGGAGCGCCAGGCACTGATGCAGGCGGTGGTTGCCGCGGTGGTGGTCAACCATCACTGA
- the nadB gene encoding L-aspartate oxidase translates to MPDSKQSDVLIIGSGAAGLTAALNLADRFKVTVLAKGGLSEGSTAWAQGGIAAVLEPGDTFESHIEDTMVAGAGLNDRATVEFVVESAPAAIERLAALGVPFNMDGDARHLTREGGHSHRRIVHVDDATGWAVQEALTRAAAAHPNITLIPDMVAIDLATGRHEERYSGSGHVWGVYAVNRATGRVELYTARATILATGGAGRTYLFSTAPRGATGDGIAMAWRAGCRVSNMEFMQFHPTCLYNLEVKNFLITEAVRGEGGHLLIPETGYRFMPDFDDRAELAPRDIVARAIDHEIKRLGLDYVHLDISHKGPDFVKEHFPNIYEKLMGLGIDMTKDPIPVVPAQHYTCGGVVIDLNGRTDLPGLYAAGECSESGLHGANRLASNSLLECFVFGEAAAKHINAHWDELPEPPPIRAWDESRVEDSDEEVVIKQNWTEIRRFMWNYVGIVRTTKRLERAQHRIRLLTEEVNDYYGHFRVTPDLIELRNLLQTADLIVRSALHRHESRGLHYTLDYPEMLPDAIDTVLIP, encoded by the coding sequence GTGCCGGACTCAAAGCAAAGCGACGTTCTGATCATCGGTTCCGGCGCGGCCGGGCTGACCGCAGCGCTCAACCTGGCCGACCGGTTCAAGGTGACGGTGCTCGCCAAGGGCGGGCTGAGCGAAGGATCGACCGCCTGGGCGCAGGGCGGGATCGCTGCGGTACTCGAACCCGGCGACACGTTCGAAAGCCATATCGAGGACACGATGGTCGCCGGCGCCGGGCTCAACGACCGCGCCACGGTGGAATTCGTGGTCGAAAGCGCACCCGCCGCGATCGAACGCCTTGCCGCTCTGGGCGTCCCGTTCAACATGGACGGCGATGCCCGGCACCTGACGCGCGAAGGCGGACACAGCCACCGCCGCATCGTCCATGTCGACGACGCGACCGGCTGGGCAGTGCAGGAAGCGCTGACCCGCGCCGCGGCCGCGCATCCCAATATCACTCTGATACCCGACATGGTCGCGATCGACCTCGCCACCGGGCGGCACGAGGAACGCTATTCGGGTTCGGGCCATGTGTGGGGCGTCTATGCGGTCAATCGCGCGACCGGGCGGGTCGAGCTGTACACCGCTCGCGCGACGATACTCGCCACTGGCGGCGCCGGGCGCACCTATCTTTTCTCGACCGCGCCGCGTGGCGCGACCGGCGACGGCATCGCGATGGCGTGGCGCGCGGGATGCCGCGTGTCGAACATGGAATTCATGCAGTTCCACCCGACCTGCCTGTACAATCTCGAGGTCAAGAACTTCCTGATCACCGAGGCGGTGCGCGGCGAGGGCGGCCATTTGCTGATCCCGGAAACCGGCTATCGCTTCATGCCCGATTTCGACGACCGCGCCGAACTCGCGCCGCGCGACATCGTGGCGCGAGCGATCGATCATGAGATCAAGCGGCTCGGGCTCGATTATGTCCATCTCGACATCAGCCATAAGGGCCCTGATTTCGTGAAGGAGCATTTCCCCAACATCTATGAAAAGCTGATGGGTCTCGGCATCGACATGACCAAGGACCCGATCCCGGTGGTGCCGGCGCAGCATTATACCTGTGGTGGAGTGGTGATCGATCTCAACGGCAGGACCGACCTGCCCGGCCTCTATGCCGCGGGCGAATGCAGCGAATCCGGCCTCCACGGCGCCAACCGGCTCGCCTCCAACTCGCTGCTCGAATGTTTTGTGTTCGGCGAGGCGGCCGCCAAGCATATCAATGCGCATTGGGACGAGTTGCCGGAACCGCCGCCGATCCGCGCCTGGGATGAAAGCCGCGTCGAGGATTCCGACGAGGAAGTCGTCATCAAGCAGAACTGGACCGAGATTCGCCGCTTCATGTGGAATTATGTCGGCATCGTCCGCACCACCAAAAGGCTTGAGCGCGCGCAACATCGCATCCGTCTACTGACCGAGGAAGTGAATGATTATTATGGACATTTCCGCGTTACGCCGGATCTGATCGAGCTCCGCAACCTGCTCCAGACCGCCGATCTGATCGTGCGTTCGGCGCTGCACCGCCATGAATCGCGCGGGCTGCACTATACGCTCGACTATCCCGAAATGCTTCCCGACGCGATCGATACAGTATTGATTCCCTGA
- a CDS encoding ABC transporter ATP-binding protein, with the protein MTEAAISIANLCKTYAGGKRALDDVTLDVERGSIFGLLGPNGAGKSTLINILAGLVNKSSGTASIWGFDIDQHPRNAKVSIGIVNQEILFDPFFTPVETLEIQAGLYGVPRAKRRSMELLRAVHLEDKANAYARTLSGGMKRRLMVAKAMVHSPPVLVLDEPTAGVDIELRQQLWAYVRQLNAQGVTVVLTTHYLEEAEQLCDRIAIINHGKLIADKPTRELVGMATEKLVEVTVDRDVVTPPAATCFQKIELKGSRTLAITYRKDVANAGEVLAAVQADGYGIVDVSTREADLEDVFLNLTRASNA; encoded by the coding sequence ATGACGGAAGCCGCAATCTCGATCGCCAATCTGTGCAAGACCTATGCGGGCGGCAAGCGCGCGCTCGACGATGTGACGCTCGATGTCGAGCGCGGCAGCATCTTCGGACTGCTCGGGCCGAACGGCGCGGGCAAGTCGACGCTGATCAATATCCTCGCCGGCCTGGTCAACAAAAGCAGCGGTACCGCGTCGATCTGGGGCTTCGACATCGATCAGCATCCACGCAACGCCAAGGTATCGATCGGCATCGTCAACCAGGAAATCCTGTTCGACCCCTTTTTCACGCCGGTCGAGACGCTGGAGATCCAGGCAGGGCTGTACGGCGTGCCCAGGGCGAAGCGGCGCTCGATGGAATTGCTGCGCGCGGTGCATCTGGAGGACAAGGCCAATGCCTATGCCCGTACCTTGTCGGGCGGGATGAAACGGCGGCTGATGGTCGCCAAGGCGATGGTCCACTCTCCGCCCGTGCTGGTACTCGACGAGCCAACCGCCGGTGTCGATATCGAACTGCGCCAGCAACTCTGGGCCTATGTTCGCCAGCTCAACGCGCAGGGCGTGACGGTGGTGCTGACCACGCATTACCTCGAAGAGGCCGAGCAGCTCTGCGATCGGATCGCGATCATCAATCATGGCAAGCTGATCGCCGACAAGCCGACCCGTGAGCTGGTCGGCATGGCGACCGAAAAACTGGTCGAGGTGACGGTCGACCGCGACGTCGTGACGCCACCCGCAGCGACCTGCTTCCAGAAGATCGAGCTGAAGGGTAGCCGCACGCTGGCCATCACCTATCGCAAGGACGTGGCCAATGCCGGCGAGGTGCTCGCCGCGGTCCAGGCCGATGGCTATGGCATCGTTGACGTGTCGACCCGCGAGGCCGATCTGGAGGATGTGTTCCTCAACCTGACACGGGCCTCCAACGCCTAG
- a CDS encoding zinc-finger domain-containing protein has protein sequence MIAPPETLRVSHARVSCDGATDIPGGASLGHPRVFLQIDEHGYVDCGYCDRRFVLIGGPADGVDPATLPDIASGASL, from the coding sequence ATGATCGCACCTCCCGAAACCCTCCGCGTCAGCCATGCCCGCGTTTCCTGTGACGGGGCGACCGACATTCCCGGCGGCGCTTCGCTCGGTCATCCGCGCGTGTTCCTGCAGATCGACGAGCATGGCTATGTCGATTGCGGCTATTGCGACCGGCGCTTCGTGTTGATCGGCGGACCCGCCGATGGCGTCGATCCGGCGACTCTTCCCGATATCGCGTCTGGCGCCAGCCTTTAA
- the tldD gene encoding metalloprotease TldD, translating into MTSPADPRAFLYHAGQLEPEEAQRLTAQALSKADDGELYLQYRKAEAFGFDDGRLKTASYDTHSGFGLRAVSGETTAFAHANELSAAAINRAAETMALIDPSTGPKAGPPQGTNRHLYTDADPLDLVPFADKVNLCQTIDAAARARDPRVAQVSVALSGTWSVVEIVRPDGFIATDIRPLVRLNVSIVVEQNGRRETGSFGLGGRYLYDQLMQPETWNRAIDEALAQAVVNLDSVDAPAGEMTVLLGPGWPGILLHEAIGHGLEGDFNRKGTSAFSGRIGERVAAPGVTVVDDGSIADRRGSLSIDDEGTPTQENILIEDGILKGYIHDRLNARLMGVAPTGNGRRESFAHAPMPRMTNTFMRGGKDDPAELLSRVKSGIFAKSFGGGQVDIVSGKFVFSCTEAYKIENGKLGAPIKGATLIGDGPSCLTRVEGIGNDFALDEGVGMCGKAGQSVPAGVGQPTLLVAGLTVGGTAM; encoded by the coding sequence ATGACCAGTCCCGCAGATCCCCGCGCTTTCCTTTATCATGCCGGCCAGCTTGAGCCCGAAGAGGCGCAGCGCCTGACCGCGCAAGCCTTGTCCAAAGCGGATGATGGCGAGCTTTACCTGCAATATCGCAAGGCCGAAGCATTCGGTTTCGATGATGGCCGGTTGAAGACCGCGAGCTACGATACGCATTCCGGCTTCGGCCTGCGCGCGGTGTCGGGCGAAACCACCGCCTTTGCGCATGCCAATGAGCTGAGCGCCGCCGCGATCAACCGCGCGGCGGAAACGATGGCGCTGATCGATCCGTCGACCGGGCCCAAGGCTGGACCGCCGCAAGGCACCAACCGTCACCTTTATACCGATGCCGATCCGCTCGACCTCGTGCCCTTCGCGGACAAGGTCAATCTGTGCCAGACGATCGACGCCGCCGCCCGTGCGCGCGACCCGCGTGTCGCGCAGGTCTCGGTCGCGCTGTCGGGCACGTGGAGCGTGGTCGAGATCGTCCGCCCCGACGGTTTCATCGCCACCGATATCCGCCCCCTGGTGCGGCTCAACGTATCGATCGTGGTCGAACAGAATGGCCGTCGCGAAACGGGCAGTTTCGGCCTTGGCGGCCGCTATCTCTACGATCAGCTGATGCAGCCCGAGACCTGGAACCGCGCGATCGATGAGGCGCTGGCACAGGCGGTGGTCAATCTCGATTCGGTCGACGCCCCGGCCGGTGAGATGACCGTGCTGCTCGGGCCGGGCTGGCCCGGGATCCTGCTGCACGAAGCGATCGGCCATGGGCTGGAGGGCGATTTCAACCGCAAGGGCACCTCGGCCTTTTCGGGCCGGATCGGCGAGCGCGTCGCGGCGCCCGGTGTGACCGTGGTCGATGACGGTTCGATCGCCGATCGCCGCGGCTCGCTGTCGATCGATGACGAGGGCACGCCGACGCAGGAGAATATCCTGATCGAGGACGGCATCCTCAAGGGCTATATCCATGATCGGCTCAACGCGCGGCTGATGGGCGTCGCGCCGACCGGCAATGGCCGGCGGGAAAGCTTTGCCCATGCGCCGATGCCGCGCATGACCAACACCTTCATGCGCGGCGGCAAGGACGACCCCGCCGAGCTGCTCAGCCGCGTCAAATCGGGCATTTTCGCCAAGAGCTTCGGCGGCGGCCAGGTCGATATCGTCTCGGGCAAGTTCGTGTTCAGCTGCACCGAGGCGTACAAGATCGAGAATGGCAAGCTCGGCGCGCCGATCAAGGGCGCGACGCTGATCGGCGACGGGCCGTCCTGCCTGACTCGTGTCGAGGGCATCGGAAACGACTTCGCGCTCGATGAAGGCGTCGGCATGTGCGGCAAGGCCGGGCAGAGCGTGCCTGCCGGTGTCGGGCAGCCGACCCTGCTTGTCGCCGGCCTGACCGTCGGCGGGACCGCGATGTGA
- a CDS encoding DUF5996 family protein, with product MTGTGAWPVLDWAAWRETAIGLQLRTQIIGKVRLALTPWLNHSWHVPLYLTARGLSTSPIPCGDRILQVDFDFIAERVVLATSDGGVRTIPLTAGSVADFHAAVMAVLAEFGVDCRFDPKPSEMPDALPFAEDHAERPYDADAARNFWRALIRVSRIFGEFRTGFLGKASPTHFFWGSFDLASTRFSGRSAPRHAGGMPGLPDTVTCEAYSHEEASIGFWPGSDAYPHASFYAYAYPAPAGYAEARVEPAEAAFNRDLGEFLLSYDAVRAAGDPDAALLAFCRSTYDAAADLGNWDRTALECPLGRPRIPRAV from the coding sequence GTGACTGGGACGGGCGCTTGGCCGGTCCTTGACTGGGCCGCCTGGCGCGAAACGGCGATCGGCCTTCAGCTCCGCACCCAGATTATCGGCAAGGTCCGGCTCGCTCTGACGCCGTGGCTCAACCATAGCTGGCATGTGCCGCTCTATCTCACCGCCCGCGGCCTTTCGACTTCGCCGATCCCGTGCGGTGACCGCATCCTGCAGGTCGATTTCGACTTCATCGCTGAAAGGGTGGTGCTGGCGACCAGCGACGGTGGGGTGCGCACCATTCCGCTCACCGCCGGTTCAGTTGCCGATTTCCATGCTGCGGTGATGGCCGTACTGGCCGAATTCGGGGTTGATTGCCGGTTCGATCCGAAGCCGAGCGAGATGCCGGATGCGTTGCCCTTTGCCGAGGATCATGCCGAACGGCCCTATGATGCCGATGCGGCGCGCAATTTCTGGCGGGCGCTGATCCGCGTTTCGCGCATCTTCGGCGAGTTTCGCACCGGCTTTCTCGGCAAGGCGAGCCCGACCCATTTCTTCTGGGGCAGCTTCGATCTCGCTTCGACGCGCTTTTCGGGACGTAGCGCGCCGCGTCATGCCGGCGGCATGCCCGGCTTGCCCGATACGGTGACGTGCGAGGCCTATAGCCATGAGGAAGCGAGCATAGGCTTCTGGCCGGGTAGCGACGCCTATCCGCACGCGTCATTCTACGCCTATGCCTATCCCGCACCAGCGGGCTATGCCGAGGCAAGAGTCGAGCCGGCTGAAGCAGCATTCAACCGCGATCTCGGCGAGTTCCTGTTGTCCTACGATGCGGTGCGCGCCGCCGGCGATCCGGACGCGGCGTTGCTTGCCTTTTGCCGCTCGACCTATGATGCCGCCGCCGATCTCGGTAACTGGGACCGGACGGCACTCGAATGTCCGCTCGGGCGCCCGCGTATTCCGCGCGCGGTCTGA
- a CDS encoding pyridoxamine 5'-phosphate oxidase family protein translates to MAEFFDALTDDHRAFIARQPMFFVATAAEGARINLSPKGMDCFRVLDDKRVAYLDVAGSGNETNAHLLADGRITIMFCAFDNPALIFRIYGRGQAVLPQDDRWAELSAQFTLLPGTRQIFEVAIDQVQTSCGWGVPYMTFERERQTLVKYHAGSSDAERFGKYAKRTTSIDGLPVRNPTVMAR, encoded by the coding sequence ATGGCCGAATTCTTCGACGCACTGACCGACGACCACCGCGCCTTCATCGCGCGCCAGCCGATGTTCTTCGTCGCGACCGCGGCGGAGGGGGCACGGATCAACCTCAGTCCGAAAGGCATGGATTGTTTCCGTGTGCTCGATGACAAGCGCGTCGCCTATCTCGATGTGGCGGGCTCGGGCAACGAGACCAACGCGCATCTGCTTGCCGATGGGCGAATCACCATCATGTTCTGCGCGTTTGACAATCCCGCTTTGATCTTCCGCATCTATGGCCGCGGGCAGGCGGTACTGCCGCAGGACGATCGCTGGGCTGAGCTCAGCGCGCAATTCACTTTATTGCCTGGCACGCGCCAGATCTTCGAGGTGGCGATCGACCAGGTGCAGACCAGCTGCGGCTGGGGCGTGCCGTATATGACGTTCGAGCGCGAGCGGCAGACCCTGGTCAAATATCATGCGGGATCGAGCGATGCCGAACGTTTTGGCAAATATGCCAAGCGAACCACCAGCATCGATGGCCTGCCGGTGCGTAACCCGACCGTGATGGCGCGATAA
- a CDS encoding DUF2007 domain-containing protein, producing MALVELGRFNRNEAHILIGRLESDGITALAFDGESSIGDGSYLFIPVRVMIDEDDLIAAQAIIGTTA from the coding sequence ATGGCGCTCGTCGAGCTCGGCCGGTTCAATCGCAACGAAGCGCATATCCTGATCGGCCGGCTGGAATCGGACGGTATCACCGCACTCGCCTTTGACGGCGAATCGAGCATCGGCGACGGTAGTTATCTGTTCATCCCGGTGCGCGTGATGATTGATGAGGATGATCTGATCGCAGCACAGGCGATCATCGGAACCACTGCCTGA
- a CDS encoding P-II family nitrogen regulator — MKLVIAIIKPFKLDEVREALTEIGVAGMTVTEVKGFGRQKGQTEIYRGAEYSTNMVPKIKIEIVCASDLAARVVETVQAAANTGAIGDGKIFVLDVGQAVRIRTGETDQTAL, encoded by the coding sequence ATGAAGCTCGTCATAGCAATCATCAAGCCGTTCAAACTCGACGAGGTACGCGAGGCGCTTACCGAAATCGGGGTCGCGGGCATGACCGTGACCGAAGTGAAGGGCTTTGGCCGCCAGAAGGGCCAGACCGAAATCTATCGCGGTGCCGAATACAGCACCAACATGGTGCCGAAGATCAAGATCGAGATCGTCTGCGCATCCGACCTCGCGGCGCGTGTCGTCGAGACGGTGCAGGCAGCGGCGAACACCGGCGCGATCGGCGACGGCAAGATCTTCGTGCTCGACGTCGGCCAGGCGGTGCGCATCCGCACCGGCGAAACCGACCAGACAGCGCTGTGA
- a CDS encoding ammonium transporter, with amino-acid sequence MMKHTLKLAGAAGLAFFAALPAWAQTAVAAAPVATVNKGDTAWMMTSTILVLMMILPGLALFYGGLTRTKNMLSVMTQIGAVAALTMLVWVMWGYTMAFGPDYTSGLSNVVSSFGKLFLSGVTPASQAATFTPGTEIPEYVFISFQMTFAAITIALVLGSLVERIKFSAVMVFALVWLTIVYFPIAHMVWAASGYFFKLGALDFAGGTVVHINAGVSALVAALIIGKRVGYPTERMAPHSLTLVMVGTGLLWVGWFGFNAGSALEANGSAGLAMINTFVATASAGLFWMLAERVAGHKGSALGFCSGIIAGLVAVTPAAGNSGPFGAIVLGAVASIVCFVFVTIVKPKLGYDDSLDAFGIHGIGGMVGAIGTAVVYAPSLGGPGAADYAMGAKLLVQLEAVGATIVWAAIGTTIAMFIAKAVTGGRVSPEVEAEGLDLGEHGERAYNY; translated from the coding sequence ATGATGAAGCACACACTGAAACTCGCCGGCGCTGCCGGCCTCGCCTTCTTCGCGGCCTTGCCTGCCTGGGCGCAGACGGCGGTTGCCGCCGCGCCCGTCGCCACGGTCAACAAGGGCGACACCGCCTGGATGATGACCTCCACCATCCTCGTTCTGATGATGATCCTCCCCGGCCTTGCACTCTTCTATGGCGGCCTGACCCGCACCAAGAACATGCTGTCGGTGATGACGCAGATCGGCGCCGTCGCGGCACTGACCATGCTTGTGTGGGTGATGTGGGGCTACACCATGGCGTTCGGTCCCGACTATACATCGGGTCTTAGCAACGTCGTGTCGAGCTTCGGCAAACTCTTCCTGTCGGGCGTCACGCCGGCCTCGCAAGCGGCGACCTTCACTCCCGGCACTGAGATCCCGGAATATGTCTTTATCAGCTTCCAGATGACCTTTGCCGCGATCACTATCGCGCTGGTGCTGGGGTCGCTGGTCGAACGGATCAAATTCTCGGCAGTCATGGTCTTCGCGCTGGTCTGGCTGACCATCGTCTATTTCCCGATCGCGCACATGGTGTGGGCGGCGAGCGGTTATTTCTTCAAGCTTGGAGCGCTCGATTTCGCCGGCGGTACGGTGGTGCACATCAATGCCGGCGTCTCGGCACTGGTCGCGGCACTGATCATCGGCAAGCGCGTCGGTTACCCGACCGAGCGGATGGCTCCGCATTCGCTGACCCTCGTCATGGTCGGCACCGGCCTGCTCTGGGTCGGCTGGTTCGGCTTCAACGCTGGCTCGGCGCTCGAAGCCAATGGTTCCGCCGGCCTCGCCATGATCAATACCTTCGTCGCCACCGCTTCGGCGGGTCTGTTCTGGATGCTGGCGGAGCGGGTTGCCGGTCACAAGGGTTCGGCGCTGGGCTTCTGCTCGGGCATCATCGCGGGTCTGGTCGCGGTAACGCCGGCGGCGGGCAATTCCGGCCCGTTCGGCGCGATCGTTCTCGGCGCGGTTGCCTCGATCGTCTGCTTCGTGTTCGTGACCATCGTCAAGCCGAAGCTCGGCTATGACGACTCGCTCGACGCCTTCGGCATTCACGGCATCGGCGGCATGGTCGGCGCGATCGGCACGGCGGTGGTTTACGCCCCGTCGCTCGGTGGCCCGGGTGCTGCCGATTATGCGATGGGCGCCAAGCTGCTGGTTCAGCTCGAAGCGGTCGGTGCGACCATCGTCTGGGCGGCGATCGGAACGACCATCGCGATGTTCATCGCCAAGGCTGTCACCGGTGGCCGGGTTAGCCCCGAAGTCGAAGCCGAAGGCCTCGATCTCGGCGAGCATGGCGAACGCGCCTATAATTATTGA